The segment TTGAATGTGAGAGCCACCATCAGAGAGTATTTTGCCCCCATGACAGATGCAGATAGAGCCAAGGCACCAGTATTGATGATTGGGGATAAGTTGCAAAATGTCGGACGGGTGGATATGGGCAAGGTCGTATCTGCAGACTATGTATTATACAATCATGGGAAGTCAACGTTGAACATCAGGAAAATAGAATCCAATTGTGCATGTTTGACGACCCAACTGGATGACTATGATATCAAGCCAGGAAAGTCAGTAAATCTGAAGTTAAGTCTGGACACCACCAACCGAAGGGGGACACAAAATAAGACGGTATATATATATACCAATGATCCGGAAAACCCTACCCAAGTAGTGACTATACGTGCCATAGCTGAGAAGAATAATTGACGACAGGTTTGGCATGGCAAATCTGAAAATGTGTAAAAAATAGGAGATAGCATCTCATGATCCAATGTGGTCGTCTATTGACTTCTATATTTTGATTCGATTTGTTACCGCGAAATCAATTTTTAAATGACTGATAATCAATGTTTTTCGTGTCACGCCTAGCACTTATATTGTAGGTAAGGGTTGCCTATGGGACATTATTCAGACTAAACTCAATTGGTGACAGAGTGGTTTTCTATGACAAAAGCTTATACTTTTGCCCCTCAAATGATTAAAAACATGAGAAATACCCTATTCATACTGATTTTTACTTTATTGATTGCTTGTGAGGCAGAAGATGCCAACAAGGGAGATAGCCTATATGCCAAACAAAAATATACTGAGGCAGTCAAGGCTTACAATGAATATTTGGAGCTTCATCCTACACACGTCAAGTCGTTGTACAATAGAGGGAGATCATATGAGGAACTGAAGGAGTATGATAAAGCATTGGCTGATTTTCAGGAGGTATTGGAATTGGATCAAAAGAGTACATCTGCGATGTTGAGTTTATCCAAGCATTATTACCGAGCTGAGAATTATGAGCAGTCGCTCTTTTATGCAGAGTCTGCAATCAAGGTAAAAGATGATTTGGCAGAAGGCTATTTTTGGGTAGGGAGAGCGAGTCATCATATGGGAGATTTTCCTAAAGCTACGGGAGCTTATAACAATGCGATCAATCTCAACAAAGAATATGGGGAGGCCTATTTGTATAGAGGCGCCATCCGCCTACAAGAGAAAAAACCTAAAGCTGCCTGTCAGGACTTTAACCAAGCCAAACGATTGAATATCCCTGAGGCAGATGCTGCTATCACAAAATATTGTAATTAAGTGGGTAGCAACTTTTAATTTCTCCTACTACCCTGTGTATGGTTGTGATGTATATCGTCAGTGCCATATTGAGAAGATCAAAATTTAATCTAAGGAATACCAACCATTTGCCATTTCTCAGCTCATAGTGAGACAAAGTGAGAAATGGCAAATGGTTGTTTTAAAGCTGAAAACCAGTCTTTTGCAAAAGACTGGTTGGGGTATGTCATACATGTGAAAGACCCAAATTACTCTTTGTTTTCCTCTTTTAAACGTACTGCATTTTTGATGGCAGGGATATACGGGTTGGGTTGTCCTTTGCCTGTTTCGATCAGACTACGGAGACTGCCAGTGATATAGTTGCCCCATGAGTCAGTACAAATGTCATAACATTCGTAAGAAGGAATTAATCCAATGTGGGTAAAGATTAGCGCTGTTTTGTTATCTTTTTTAATGATTTCAAAACTGATTTTTGTTCCTTTCCATTCACTTTTATCCTTGGTAAAGTTGAAGTAGTTATCTACTACTTGCCATATAATTTTTTCATCTTCCACAACTTCTATGAGCTTTATGTGGCATGAATGGATGTCTTTGTAATGATACCTAAACTCATCATTGAGGTGAGCGGTATTCCCTTCTATTTGCTCAGACCACCAGCCTCGTACATTGGTGATGGCGTTGAATACCTCCTTGGGTGATTGATTTACTAGCAGTGTGGTAGTGTAATTTTCATTTTTCATTGTTTTATTTTTTGTTGTGATTTCAGATGGGGTAGAATATGTGCTTTTAAACATGAACCCTATGATTGCAAGTAGGGCGAGGAGATTATTTTTTATTCCTTTCACAGGGTTTGATCTTTACATTTGAGATACAAATCTATGGTGTCAATGCAAATTAATGATTGTGCGAAATGGACTATGTCACGGGTTGATTTAGACAAATCATATTTTTATCTTTGGCCAAAATTTCATGCGACATCTTACCATACTGGTTCCTGAAGGAGAGAATAATTTGAGCAGCATCGTAGGTGCTTATAAAATATTTACCAGAGCCAATCGCTATTGGGAGGAGTGTGGTAGAGAAAGGTTGTTTACGATAGAATTGGCAGGTGTTTCAACCGAAGTGGAGTTTCATGAGGGGTTGTTTGTTGCAAAACCACACACTTCAATATCGGACATTGCTAAAACCAACCTTATTATTATCCCTTCATTGAATCATAATTATCAAAAGTCTATGAAGGCAAATCAACCGCTAATTGACTGGATTGCTAAACAGTATGAAGAAGGTGCAGAAGTTGCCAGTATATGTACAGGGGTCTTCTTGCTGGCAGCATCGGGTCTACTAGAGGGTAAATGTTGTTCGACAAATTGGGCGGTGGTGGATGATTTCAGACGGATGTTTCCGAAAGTGAATTTGCAAACCGATAAATTGATCACGGATGAAAATGGAATTTATACCAATGGTGGCGCATACTCCTTTTTGAACTTGATAATTTACCTAGTGGAGAAATACTATGACAGACCCACTGCCATATATTGTTCCAAGGTATTTCAGATTGAAATAGATAGGCAAAGTCAATCTCCATTTACCATTTTCACAGGACAAAAATTGCATGGTGATGATATGGTTCAACAGGCACAAACATACATTGAAAGTAATTTGAAGAAAAAAATATCCATTGAACAGTTGTCTTCTATGTTTTCGGTTGGTAGACGAACTTTCGATAGAAGATTTATCAAAGCGACTGGCAATACCCCTATTGAATATTTGCAAAGAGTGAAAATAGAAGCTGCAAAAAGAGCTTTTGAAACTAATCGAAAGACCGTCAATGAAGTGATGTATGAAGTAGGCTATTCAGATGCTAAAGCATTTCGAGAAGTATTCAGGAAGATAACAGGTATGTCTCCCTTAGCGTATCGAAACAGATACAACAAGGAAACCATGGGCTGAAACCGTTTTACATTTGTGTACTAGGGTAAATATGATCGGTTTTCATTCAATTTACCAAGCGGAGTAATCGTAATAGCTTTCAACCTTGTTTTCTAAATCGTCTGGTATGGATGGGAAAAAGTCCATGCCAGTTGCCTTTTCTAGGTCATCTACAGTCATAGCGAATTCATACAACTGGCCTGATACAGACTCGTTGGGCAGTGAAAATGCAATGGCCTTGACATCTGAACCTTGCAATTCTATAATTACCTTGTAGTATCCACTAGGTATAGCTACGTGGTTTTTGCCAATGTTGCTTGTTTTTCCCTCATAAATAGGGCCTGTGACGACAAAGACTTCTTTGTTAGCTATCGCCCAATCTCTTACTTTTTCCTCCAAACTCCTCCAAATGCCACGGTTGAATCCTGGAGCTTGTGGGCTCATGTTGCTCATGTAGAAGGTTTCGCTGAGGCCACTCTCATCCCAGGTGAAATCCGCTGCTGGCGCCAGATGTCCTCGGTCATATCCACTGCCTTTGTAGTCATCTGGGTGTGCTGATTTGGTTTGTACCGCTGGATCAGGCCTGAAGTCATCCTTGCGCTTGAATTTGGCATTTTTTAGGTTGGTGGCAGTCAATTTATAAGCGACCCAATCTGCCTGTTCGGTTTTTTCATTGTATTTCAAGGTGTAAAATTCATGCTCAATGATTTGATCATTTTGTGTGTATTTAGGCCATGCAAAATCAAAGCTTTTGGAAAAATAGTAACTATCCGTACTCGTATAGGTAGGGAGGTCTTCGTTGGGCTTTACTGTTTCTACCATTTCTTCCTCATCGAATGCTTCATCGATAGGAGGGGGCGTGTTTTTTTTTGTTTCAGTAGCTGTCTTAGACTGGGTAGCTACAGTTTTCTTTATTTCTTTGTTTACACTTTTTGGGCTGCTGGATTCTGTTTGTTGTTTTTCGTCACTACCCCACGAGAGGGTAATGGGCTCTGTATTCATGTGTTCGGAGGCATACTGTAGCCCGAAAATAGCCAATCCAATCACAACCAATATAATGAGTATGACCAGAGGCTGATTGCCACCGCCTTTGCTGCTGTTGTTGCTCTTTTTGGGTTTTGCTGTACTCTTTTTTCTCGCTTGAGCCATTTTACTTTTTGAATCTTGATGAAACGATCAATTCTTTGGTGCCTTTTTTATATTGGTAGAAACCTTCACCTGATTTGACTCCCAATGCACCTGCCGTCACCATGTTGACTAGCAGAGGGCAAGCTGCATACTTTGAATTGCCAAAGCCTTTGTACAAGACATTCATGATAGAGAGACATACGTCCAAACCAATGAAATCTGCCAATTGTAGAGGACCCATCGGGTGAGCCATGCCTAGTTTCATGACTGTGTCTATTTCTTCTATACCTGCGACACCTTCATGCAGAGTGATGATGGCTTCATTGATCATCGGCATCAAAATCCTGTTCGCCACAAAGCCTGGATAGTCATTGACTTCTACGGGCGACTTGCCCAATTCTTTAGACAGAGACATGATGGTTGTTGTGGTTTCATCACTTGTCGCATAGCCTCTGATTACCTCTACCAACTGCATGATGGGTACAGGATTCATGAAATGCATGCCTATGACTTTGTCTGCTCTGTTGGTACCGGCTGCAATTTTAGTAATGGAGATAGAAGAAGTGTTTGTTGCTAATATGGCAGTGTTAGGCGCATGTTTATCCATTTGCTCGAAAATCTCCATTTTGATCTGTTCGGTTTCAGTGGCAGCTTCTACGACTAAGTCAGCCCGTTTGATGCCTTCGGAGATAAGTGTCGCAGTTTGGATATTGGCGAGGGTATTAGATTTGATTGTTTCTGTGATTTTTTCTTTGGAGACTTGTCGGTCGAGATTCCTTTCTATAGTCTCAATGCCGTTTTGAAGTGCTGAGGTTGAGACATCGATTAATGTTACTTTGAATCCATTTTGTGCAAAAACATGAGCTATGCCGTTGCCCATAGTTCCTGCACCGATCACTGATATATTTTTCATACTTTCTCAACTTTTGGGAGTGTTTCTGGAATCAATGTTAGTCAAAAATGCAATGATCCGAAAGAAGAGATGAGTTGTATTTGAAAATAATAAAGGCAGCCATTTGGCTGCCTTTATTAGTTAGATCAGTTTCTTACTGGTTGACTTAGGGATTTCGACTTATTACCTGAGCAAAAATGTAAATATGCCATTTTCATATCCTGCCAAATCAATTCATTATCCTGACTAAATCATGTTTTTACTCAATTTTTGGTGTTTTGAGGCTGATTTTAGAGTTAACAATTTTTAACAAGAAGGTGTTTAGCTATGCTTGAAAAAAAAACAGCACTGTTTTATTATTGTGCTCATAGTTGATTTGAAACGCTATATAGAACCATTAATATGAACGAATGATATGTCCATCGTAGTAGAAAATCTAACAAAACAATACGGTGTACAAAAGGCAGTAAACAATATCTCGTTTGAAATCAAAACGGGAGAAGTGGTTGGGTTTCTTGGGCCCAATGGTGCAGGAAAAAGTACCACCATGAAAATGATTACATGCTACATGTCACCCAGTGCAGGTAACATTCTTTTGGATGGAATTTCTGTACTAGATCAACCCGAAGAGGTGAAAAAGAAGATCGGATACCTTCCTGAAAACAATCCTTTGTATACCGATATGCCGATCGTTGAGTATCTCAAGTTTGCTGCTGAGATTCAGGGAGTTGAAAAAACGTTGATCCCGTCTCGCATCGCTGAGATGATTGAAATGTGTGGTTTAAGTGTCGAAAAGCACAAAAAAATTAGTGAACTATCTAAAGGTTACCGTCAAAGGGTTGGAATAGCCCAAGCGATGATTCATGACCCTGAAGTACTGATTTTGGATGAGCCGACTACTGGTCTGGATCCTAATCAAATCATAGAAATCAGGAAACTGATAAAGAAGTTAGGAAAAGAGAAGACAGTGATTCTGAGTTCACATATTCTATCTGAAGTGGAAGCTACCTGTGACCGGATTCTTATCATCAACCGAGGAAACATTGTTGCAGATGGTTCTTCAGAAAATCTTCGACAGCAAGCTCAAGGCCAAGAGATATTGACAGTATGTATCGAAGGACCAAAGCAAGAGGTAGAAAGTGCACTCAGAGATTTGGCTTCTGTAGAGAAGGTCTCCGTACTCGATCATAAGCAAGGATTTTTGCAAGTGCAGAGTAAACCAGACAAGGAATCTAGGAAGGTCATTTTTGACATGTGTGTAGCTAAAAATTGGTATCTCTTGGAGATGACTGGAATCGAGACTCGTCTTGAAGATGTATTTAGAGATTTAACGAACTAAAAAATATTAGATTCATGAACAAAATTTGGATCATAACCAGAAGGGAACTTTCTGCTTTCTTTGATTCACTGATCGCTTATGTATTGATCGTGATCTTTCTGGGGTTAAGTGGATTTTTTACATGGCTGTTTGGTAACAATGTTTTTGTAATAGGACAGGCCAGTTTGCAAGTTTTTTTTCAGATTGGATTTTGGACTTTGTTTTTCTTTATTCCAGCATTGACAATGAAGATGCTAGCAGAGGAGACCAAATCAGGAACGATAGAATTGCTAAGTACCAAGGCAGTAACTGATTGGCAAATCGTCACAGGGAAATTTTTGGCATGTTGGCTTTTGGTAGCGATAGCTTTGGTGGCTACTTTGCCATATTATATGACAGTGAGTCAATTGGGGACAGTGGATCATGGAGCAATTGTCGGGGGCTATTTGGGGCTGTTATTTTTGTCTGCGGGTTATATCAGCATTGGCATTTTTGCTAGTTCAATAACCAACAATCAGATAGTTGCTTTTCTTTTTGCTCTACTGATTGGTATTTTCTTTCAATTGCTATTTGATGTTATGGGCTTCAATTTTAGAGGGCTTTCAGGGGCTGTTTTCAATTATTTGAGTATGCGAACTCATTTTGACTCTCTTTCTAGAGGAGTGATTGATTCTCGAGATTTGATCTATTTTGCTTCTGTCGTATTGGCTGGTCTGACCGTGTCACAAGCCATGCTGTCAAGACGCAATTGGCAATCCTAATTTTTATTGAAAAGAACATAAGACATGCAAAAAAAGAGTAATGTAATTCTACGATTGGTTGTGCTTGCCCTGATTCTTTTTGTGGTAAACATGATTTCATCCAAATTGTATTTTAGGTTAGACTTTACCGAAGACCAACGCTATACTTTGAGTCGTGCTACCAAAGATATTCTCCATGATTTGGATGATGTGGTTACGGTCAAGGCATATTTTTCAGAAGATCTACCAGCGCAATTACTGAACAATAGACAAGATTTTGAAGACCTTTTATTAGAATATGAAAACCGATCTGGTGGCAATGTGGTGTACGAGTTTGTCAGTCCCAATGATGATGAAGAAATTGAAGGAGAAGCCCAGCAGTATGGAATACAACCTCTGGTCATCAACGTGACAGAAAAAGATCAGGTTCAACAGCTGAAGGCATACATGGGGGCAGTACTGATGATGGGAGACAGGCGTGAGGTGATTGCTGTCGTACAACCTGGCGTCAATATGGAATACGATTTGACTACATCAATCAAGAAACTTTCTGTAGTAGACAAACCAAAAGTTGCGATCCTACAAGGCCATGGAGAACCCTCATTACAAGGGTTGGTACAGTTATCAGGACAGTTATCCGTTCTCTATGATTTGGAACCTTTGGATCTCAAACAAAAATCAGAGGTTCCTGGTTATATCAAAACCTTGGCGATCATCCATCCAAAGGATACCATTTCAGCAGAGGAATTTGCTAGGATCGATGCCTATATGGCGCAAGGTGGTAATGTATTTGTGGCCTATAGCAATATGAATGGAGATTTGCAGAGTGGTTATCTGAGCAAGGGAACAAGTATCGGTTTGCAAGAGTGGTTGCGAAACAAAGATGTACAAATGGGCGATCAGTTTGTGGTAGATGCTAATTCTGGTTCTGTGACAGTTCAGCAGCAGAATGGTATGTTCAACTTTCGATCCCAAATCAAGTTTCCATATTTTCCAATGTTGAGTGAGTTTCCAGATCATGCGATTACTAAAGGGCTTGAAGGAATCATGTTGCCTTTCGTGAGTGCTTTGAGCTACATCGGGAGAGATTCAGTTACTCAATATTCACCACTGCTTATGACTTCTGAACGATCTGGTTTGGCTACCACTCCTGCTGGGGTGAGTATTGACAAACGTTGGACAGAGGCCGATTTCAACCACGGGTCGCAAACTTTGGCGTTGGCACTAGATGGTCCATTGGTGGGCAATCAGAGGGCAAAGCTGGTGGTAGTGTCTAATGGGCAGTTTATTGTCAACGGCAACCCACCTCAGCAGATCAGTCCTGACAATATCAATTTTGCTTCTAATGCCATTGATTGGTTATCGGATGACACAGGATTGATTGATCTGAGAACAAAAGGGGTCACTTCACGACCCATTGACCAATTGGAAGATGGAGAGAGAGAAATCATCAAATACATCAATGTATTGGTACCTATACTTTTGGTATTGGTATATGCTCTGATTAGAAAGCAGCGCTATGCGAGCAAAAAACAAAGATGGATGCAAGGAAATTATAAATGATAGAGGATGAAAAAAATTGGAAATATCAAACTAATTATATTATTGTTGGTTTTGGTGGGGATCTATTTTGCACTCGATTTTTCTGTAAGAAAAAATAGAAGCGAATCGATTCGTTCTGAATTGGTGAATCTGGATATTCCTTTGGTCTCCAAGATAGAAATAGCAAGCCCCAAGAACAATGTGAGTCTTGCAAAGAAAGGAGAAGAATGGGAGTTAACCCTCCCCAATGGTAAAGATGTTGTAGCTAGTGCATCGTCTGTCAGCAATATACTCAATACACTCTCTAGTATCAAGCCATCCAGATTGGCTAGTAAAAAGAAAGAACAATGGAAGGAGTATCAGGTAGATACAGCTGGTACAGAAGTCAAAATTTATCAAGGTAATGAATTGACTTTGGACATTATTCTTGGTCGATTTTCTATGGAGAGTCAGCAGTCGTATAGTTCGTTTGTGAGGTTGGCAGATGAATCAGAAGTTTATAATGTCAAGAATTTTATGGCTTTCTCTGTTCCCACTGATCCTAATGCCTACAGAGACAAGACTGTGGCTCGGATCCACAAGGACTCATTAGAAAAAATAACTTTCTCCTATCCAGGAGATAGTTCATTTGTATTGTCCAAAGGAGCAGAGATGTGGGATATCCAAGGGGAAAAAGCAGATTCTACCTCGGTAGCCAAGTACCTCAGTTCACTTTCCTATCTAAGTAGTAGCCAATTTTATGATCAAGAAATAGCAGCTTTCAGTCTTGTAGTAAGTGTTGTGTTTTCTCATGCCAATGGACAAGAAATCAAATTGTCAGGCTATATAAGAGAGGGAGAAAGGATTGTTCATTCGTCCAACAATTCCCAAGCATATTTTAAGGATGGCAATCTTTGGGACAAGGTTTTTGTGAGTGCTTCCAAATTTTAAGGACAAAAAAAGCCTGACGAATTCGTCAGGCTTTTTAATTTTTTTGCTAAGAAGAAGTTATTTCAATTCTACTACTTTAGATACACTGTACACATCATTGGATACAGAGTAGGCATATTTTCCAGCTGGGTAAGCTGACAAATCAAATGCTTTGGCATATTTTGAGCTAGCTACATCTTTGTCTGAGTAGATCAATGCGCCATAAGCGTCATAGATTTTTACTTTGACTAGTTCACCTTCTAGCTTGTTAAACATTACAACTACTTTAGAATCAGCCGTTGCTTTGATCTGAACATTGAGTTCTGGGCTAACTACTTTTTCAGCTTTTTCACCAGCGAAAGCAGAAGTAGAGATTGCAACTAATAGGGATAAGGCGATTGTTTTTAGTGTCGTTTTCATGTTCGTAATTTTTTCGTGTTTAGAATTTGATTACGATGCAATGATAGACCAGCTTTGGAAGCTACTAAAGTGAGAATCGGTGACTTTTAAAATTTTCTATGCGAGTTGAAGAATTGGATGTATGAAATTATTTCATTGTTATTGTTTGTGTAAGTAGCTGAAAAATAGAATTGTTGAAGATTTTTTAATGACAAGTGTATGAATTAAATCTGTATGTTGCAGTTACTTTGAGTTTAATCGAGAAATTAAACTTAATCACTAAATGAATTATTTTTCATCAACCCAAAAGAAAATACAAGGCATTAGTTTTTGGAAGAAGTCCATAGATACGGCTTGGGCTAGCATAGAATTTGATCCTAGAGGCTATATTTTAGATGCGAATGAAATTTTTTTAAAACTTTTTGACTACAAATTGGAAGAGATTAGTGGGCGCCATCATAGAATGTTTTGTGATGATACATATGTAAAATCTGAAGAGTATGCTCAATTTTGGACTGACCTTTCGTCTGGCAAAACCAATTCAAATGAGTTTGAACGTGTATCAAAAAACAAGAAAATAATTTGGTTGAATGCTTCATATACCCCGTTGTTCGATGAGAATGGAGATGTGTACAAGGTTGTAAAAATTGCTTCCAATATAACCGAAATGGTAATTGCTAGACAGCAAGGGAATTGGCTTAAATCGGCTGTAGATACAGGCTGGTCGATGGTCGAATTTAATGTGACGGGAGTTGTATTAAGCGCTAATGCCAATTTCATAAAGACCTTTGGCTATGATTCAGATACTGAAATAATAGGGAGACACCATAAGATGTTTTGTGAATCAGTGTTGACAGAATCTAAACAATACAAAGAGTTTTGGAGTGACTTAGCGTGCGGAAAAGTCAAAACTGGGGAGTTCAAACGTTTGGATAAAAGTGGCAATCCTGTATGGTTATATGCGAGTTATACTCCTGTCTTAGATAACAATATGCAAGTAACAAAAGTATTCAAAATCGCTTCGAATATCACTGATGCGGTGGTAAGTAAGGATAAATTGACGTCACTGCTAAGTAATAAAATTCATCAACTTAGTATAGACTTGACTAAAGATTCTACCAATATGCAGGAGAGAGTGGAGGTTATGAAATCTAGTTTGAATGAAGCTTCATCAGCCATTGGTCAGATTTCAATAGGAGCACAGGATCAATCTAGACAGATAGATGAAGTATCTCGTTTGTTGAAAAATGTAAAGGATTCAGCTAGAGAAGTTAATGTTAAAGCAATTTCAATTAAGCAGGTGGCTGAGCAGGGCACTTATAATGCTCACCTTGGAGATACTACGGTTAGTTCAGTAGTTAAGAGTGTAGACCAAATAAGTGAAAGCACAGATTTGGTTCAGACTTCTATTAATTCATTAGCCAATTTATCTGAAGAAATAACTAGAATAGTTACCGTGATATCAGGTATTGCAGCACAAACTAATTTATTGGCACTCAATGCTGCCATAGAAGCAGCAAAAGCTGGAGAGTCAGGGAATGGGTTTGCTGTGGTTGCGGAGCAAATCCGGATTTTGGCTGAAGAATCAAAAACAAATGCCAATAGAATTAAAAATGTAATCGGTAATGTCTCGCAAGATATTTCTGAAGTCATAAAATCTGTAGAAGACATGAAGGAAAATGTTGGTTCTGGAACAAATGCAGCTAAAGATGCTAAGAA is part of the Reichenbachiella agarivorans genome and harbors:
- a CDS encoding tetratricopeptide repeat protein produces the protein MRNTLFILIFTLLIACEAEDANKGDSLYAKQKYTEAVKAYNEYLELHPTHVKSLYNRGRSYEELKEYDKALADFQEVLELDQKSTSAMLSLSKHYYRAENYEQSLFYAESAIKVKDDLAEGYFWVGRASHHMGDFPKATGAYNNAINLNKEYGEAYLYRGAIRLQEKKPKAACQDFNQAKRLNIPEADAAITKYCN
- a CDS encoding SRPBCC family protein, with product MKNENYTTTLLVNQSPKEVFNAITNVRGWWSEQIEGNTAHLNDEFRYHYKDIHSCHIKLIEVVEDEKIIWQVVDNYFNFTKDKSEWKGTKISFEIIKKDNKTALIFTHIGLIPSYECYDICTDSWGNYITGSLRSLIETGKGQPNPYIPAIKNAVRLKEENKE
- a CDS encoding GlxA family transcriptional regulator — its product is MRHLTILVPEGENNLSSIVGAYKIFTRANRYWEECGRERLFTIELAGVSTEVEFHEGLFVAKPHTSISDIAKTNLIIIPSLNHNYQKSMKANQPLIDWIAKQYEEGAEVASICTGVFLLAASGLLEGKCCSTNWAVVDDFRRMFPKVNLQTDKLITDENGIYTNGGAYSFLNLIIYLVEKYYDRPTAIYCSKVFQIEIDRQSQSPFTIFTGQKLHGDDMVQQAQTYIESNLKKKISIEQLSSMFSVGRRTFDRRFIKATGNTPIEYLQRVKIEAAKRAFETNRKTVNEVMYEVGYSDAKAFREVFRKITGMSPLAYRNRYNKETMG
- a CDS encoding DNA/RNA non-specific endonuclease, coding for MAQARKKSTAKPKKSNNSSKGGGNQPLVILIILVVIGLAIFGLQYASEHMNTEPITLSWGSDEKQQTESSSPKSVNKEIKKTVATQSKTATETKKNTPPPIDEAFDEEEMVETVKPNEDLPTYTSTDSYYFSKSFDFAWPKYTQNDQIIEHEFYTLKYNEKTEQADWVAYKLTATNLKNAKFKRKDDFRPDPAVQTKSAHPDDYKGSGYDRGHLAPAADFTWDESGLSETFYMSNMSPQAPGFNRGIWRSLEEKVRDWAIANKEVFVVTGPIYEGKTSNIGKNHVAIPSGYYKVIIELQGSDVKAIAFSLPNESVSGQLYEFAMTVDDLEKATGMDFFPSIPDDLENKVESYYDYSAW
- a CDS encoding 3-hydroxybutyryl-CoA dehydrogenase, producing MKNISVIGAGTMGNGIAHVFAQNGFKVTLIDVSTSALQNGIETIERNLDRQVSKEKITETIKSNTLANIQTATLISEGIKRADLVVEAATETEQIKMEIFEQMDKHAPNTAILATNTSSISITKIAAGTNRADKVIGMHFMNPVPIMQLVEVIRGYATSDETTTTIMSLSKELGKSPVEVNDYPGFVANRILMPMINEAIITLHEGVAGIEEIDTVMKLGMAHPMGPLQLADFIGLDVCLSIMNVLYKGFGNSKYAACPLLVNMVTAGALGVKSGEGFYQYKKGTKELIVSSRFKK
- a CDS encoding ATP-binding cassette domain-containing protein encodes the protein MSIVVENLTKQYGVQKAVNNISFEIKTGEVVGFLGPNGAGKSTTMKMITCYMSPSAGNILLDGISVLDQPEEVKKKIGYLPENNPLYTDMPIVEYLKFAAEIQGVEKTLIPSRIAEMIEMCGLSVEKHKKISELSKGYRQRVGIAQAMIHDPEVLILDEPTTGLDPNQIIEIRKLIKKLGKEKTVILSSHILSEVEATCDRILIINRGNIVADGSSENLRQQAQGQEILTVCIEGPKQEVESALRDLASVEKVSVLDHKQGFLQVQSKPDKESRKVIFDMCVAKNWYLLEMTGIETRLEDVFRDLTN
- a CDS encoding ABC transporter permease subunit, translating into MNKIWIITRRELSAFFDSLIAYVLIVIFLGLSGFFTWLFGNNVFVIGQASLQVFFQIGFWTLFFFIPALTMKMLAEETKSGTIELLSTKAVTDWQIVTGKFLACWLLVAIALVATLPYYMTVSQLGTVDHGAIVGGYLGLLFLSAGYISIGIFASSITNNQIVAFLFALLIGIFFQLLFDVMGFNFRGLSGAVFNYLSMRTHFDSLSRGVIDSRDLIYFASVVLAGLTVSQAMLSRRNWQS
- a CDS encoding GldG family protein, with amino-acid sequence MQKKSNVILRLVVLALILFVVNMISSKLYFRLDFTEDQRYTLSRATKDILHDLDDVVTVKAYFSEDLPAQLLNNRQDFEDLLLEYENRSGGNVVYEFVSPNDDEEIEGEAQQYGIQPLVINVTEKDQVQQLKAYMGAVLMMGDRREVIAVVQPGVNMEYDLTTSIKKLSVVDKPKVAILQGHGEPSLQGLVQLSGQLSVLYDLEPLDLKQKSEVPGYIKTLAIIHPKDTISAEEFARIDAYMAQGGNVFVAYSNMNGDLQSGYLSKGTSIGLQEWLRNKDVQMGDQFVVDANSGSVTVQQQNGMFNFRSQIKFPYFPMLSEFPDHAITKGLEGIMLPFVSALSYIGRDSVTQYSPLLMTSERSGLATTPAGVSIDKRWTEADFNHGSQTLALALDGPLVGNQRAKLVVVSNGQFIVNGNPPQQISPDNINFASNAIDWLSDDTGLIDLRTKGVTSRPIDQLEDGEREIIKYINVLVPILLVLVYALIRKQRYASKKQRWMQGNYK
- a CDS encoding DUF4340 domain-containing protein, producing MKKIGNIKLIILLLVLVGIYFALDFSVRKNRSESIRSELVNLDIPLVSKIEIASPKNNVSLAKKGEEWELTLPNGKDVVASASSVSNILNTLSSIKPSRLASKKKEQWKEYQVDTAGTEVKIYQGNELTLDIILGRFSMESQQSYSSFVRLADESEVYNVKNFMAFSVPTDPNAYRDKTVARIHKDSLEKITFSYPGDSSFVLSKGAEMWDIQGEKADSTSVAKYLSSLSYLSSSQFYDQEIAAFSLVVSVVFSHANGQEIKLSGYIREGERIVHSSNNSQAYFKDGNLWDKVFVSASKF
- a CDS encoding T9SS type A sorting domain-containing protein encodes the protein MKTTLKTIALSLLVAISTSAFAGEKAEKVVSPELNVQIKATADSKVVVMFNKLEGELVKVKIYDAYGALIYSDKDVASSKYAKAFDLSAYPAGKYAYSVSNDVYSVSKVVELK
- a CDS encoding methyl-accepting chemotaxis protein, which produces MNYFSSTQKKIQGISFWKKSIDTAWASIEFDPRGYILDANEIFLKLFDYKLEEISGRHHRMFCDDTYVKSEEYAQFWTDLSSGKTNSNEFERVSKNKKIIWLNASYTPLFDENGDVYKVVKIASNITEMVIARQQGNWLKSAVDTGWSMVEFNVTGVVLSANANFIKTFGYDSDTEIIGRHHKMFCESVLTESKQYKEFWSDLACGKVKTGEFKRLDKSGNPVWLYASYTPVLDNNMQVTKVFKIASNITDAVVSKDKLTSLLSNKIHQLSIDLTKDSTNMQERVEVMKSSLNEASSAIGQISIGAQDQSRQIDEVSRLLKNVKDSAREVNVKAISIKQVAEQGTYNAHLGDTTVSSVVKSVDQISESTDLVQTSINSLANLSEEITRIVTVISGIAAQTNLLALNAAIEAAKAGESGNGFAVVAEQIRILAEESKTNANRIKNVIGNVSQDISEVIKSVEDMKENVGSGTNAAKDAKNAFENINMSISDTFKKSEEIELSARYQNDSIDETVSSIEHIVVVSEQTAAGAEELTTSTVVLQNGFEDISEMSNKLNKIALELFEVVSNINAQSKSA